The DNA window CCGAGCGCCTCCGCGAGTTCGAAGAGCTGGGCGCCGTCCTCGCGAACGAGGAAGTCACCGCGGACAAGCTGCTCGACGAGCTGCTGTACGGCATGCCGTTCACGCGGCTCGAGGAGTCGGCCCTCCGCTACGCCTGCCAGTGCAGCCAGGTGCGGGTGGTGACCGCCCTGGCGACCCTGCCGCGCAGCGACATCGAGGAGATGGTGTCGGACGGAGAGATGCTCGACATCAACTGCGACTACTGCGGCAAGGCGTACCAGGTGCCACCGGCCGCGCTGCAAGCGCTCCTCACGCCGAGCTGAGGCCGCTTCACGGGTGCGCGATGGTGGACTCGTCCCCGCCAGGAATCTCCGGCGCGAGCTGGAACCGACGCTCCTCGCAGCCGTAGGCGGTGGGCACGAGCTCGATCACCGTGTGCAACGGGATCGGCAAGCTCGGGCAGGTGTGGGGGGGCTTGTCCATGAGGTACGCATAGAGCGCGCGGAGCACCGCTTGGTGCGCGATCACCAGCACCGGACTGCGCTGACGTTCGAGCTCGATGATCATCGGGTCGAGCCGCTGGATGACGTCCTCGTACGACTCGCCGCGCGGGTAGCGGTAGCGGAACTTGTCCGCCGCGCGCGCCTCGAAGACCTGAGGCATCTTCAGCTGGATCTCCTCGTAGGTCATGCCCTCGCAGACCCCGGCGTCGATCTCGTCGAGCGCGCGCCAAGCCGTCGAGCGCTGGGTGAGCGGGCGTGAGGTCTGGATGGTGCGGCGCAAGCTGCTGGTCCACACCACCACGTCGTCGGGGATCCAGGCCGGCTCGCCGGGGATCCCCGACGCCTCGCCGAGTTCGCGCGCGCGGCCTCGGACGAACGCCGCGAGGCTCCGGGCGTACACCTCGCCCCGCGGAGAGAGATCGGGATCACCGCCGAGCAGGCCTTGCTGGTTGAAAAGGCTCTCGCCGTGCCGGGTCAGCCAGATCGGCCGCGGCGCCACGTGCATGTTCATGAGCAGCGGCACGAGCCGCGCCGGCACGTAACCGTGGATGCGGTTCAGCATCACCTGCCGGCCGACGTCGATGATCTTGATGTAGCTGCTCTCCAGATCGGTCACAGGCTCGTAGGCGCGCGTGTAGTGCGCGATGCGCGCCCGGAAGTCGCGCACGGCCTCTCGGGCATCGACGCCCTCGTAGTCGGGCGAGCGCAGCTTCGTCTCGCGCACGTTGGTCTCGATGATGGCCTCGTCGCCGCAGATCGACTCGATGAACACCACCGGGTAGCCCTGGTTCCGGCAGCGCTCGGAGATGATCTGGCGCCGCGCCCGGGTGCTGTTGGTCGCGTCGAAGATGGCCACCTCGCCGCCACCGCCCAGCCACGCGAGCAGATCGTCGAGCGCGGCCATGGCCATCTCGTCGAGCGTGCGCCGCGCCTCGCGGTTCTCCGGCGCGAAGAAGTTCGCCGGGTGGTGCGCTCCGAGGAGCGAGCGGCGGTAGCTGCCCACGTTGAACACGCGGGTCGGGTGTCCGAGCCAGGAGAGATAGCGGGTGATCTTGCGGGCGATCGACGTCTTGCCGCGGGCGGGCAGACCGACCATCGCCAGCACGTGAGGGGAGAGGTCGCGGGGGTGCAGGCTGTGCATGGGCTCTCGCACGACGGCGCAACGTCGGGCCTTGGGGGGAGGGGCGTCAATACAGTTCGCAGGCGATGGGGCGGCCGCCGCCACACTCGGTGTCGTGCCAGCGCCCATCGCTCCGCATCGCAGCGCAGTCCTCGGTGCCGTCATCGTTGGGCTCGCCGTTCGTCCAGGCGCTGTAGCGATTGCCGACCGGCATCCCGTTGGGCCCACCCTGCC is part of the Chondromyces crocatus genome and encodes:
- a CDS encoding 6-phosphofructo-2-kinase/fructose-2,6-bisphosphatase translates to MHSLHPRDLSPHVLAMVGLPARGKTSIARKITRYLSWLGHPTRVFNVGSYRRSLLGAHHPANFFAPENREARRTLDEMAMAALDDLLAWLGGGGEVAIFDATNSTRARRQIISERCRNQGYPVVFIESICGDEAIIETNVRETKLRSPDYEGVDAREAVRDFRARIAHYTRAYEPVTDLESSYIKIIDVGRQVMLNRIHGYVPARLVPLLMNMHVAPRPIWLTRHGESLFNQQGLLGGDPDLSPRGEVYARSLAAFVRGRARELGEASGIPGEPAWIPDDVVVWTSSLRRTIQTSRPLTQRSTAWRALDEIDAGVCEGMTYEEIQLKMPQVFEARAADKFRYRYPRGESYEDVIQRLDPMIIELERQRSPVLVIAHQAVLRALYAYLMDKPPHTCPSLPIPLHTVIELVPTAYGCEERRFQLAPEIPGGDESTIAHP